Proteins co-encoded in one Sulfurimonas sp. HSL1-2 genomic window:
- a CDS encoding nitrogen fixation protein NifZ encodes MDENQMSTADSKMISPSKKDAILPVFRIGQRVKITKAIRNDGTNPFHPRDGILVEPGAEGYVTNIGDFLQVIRVYDVKFIEEGSTFGCREGELVAVEEEDGYDEVEDELRWIREHRAKREAEKLAKAAAEKEAAEFAAKGAQSQDEGDMA; translated from the coding sequence ATGGATGAAAATCAAATGTCGACTGCTGACAGCAAAATGATATCCCCCTCAAAGAAAGATGCCATTCTCCCGGTCTTCCGGATCGGCCAGCGGGTCAAAATCACGAAGGCGATCCGCAATGACGGCACGAACCCGTTCCACCCGCGTGACGGTATCCTCGTCGAACCGGGTGCCGAGGGGTACGTCACGAATATCGGTGACTTCCTGCAGGTGATCCGCGTCTACGACGTCAAGTTCATCGAAGAGGGTTCCACCTTCGGCTGCCGCGAAGGCGAGCTTGTTGCCGTCGAGGAGGAAGACGGCTACGACGAGGTAGAGGACGAGCTGCGCTGGATCCGCGAACACCGCGCCAAGCGCGAAGCAGAAAAGCTCGCCAAAGCCGCCGCAGAAAAAGAGGCTGCCGAATTCGCCGCAAAAGGGGCGCAATCCCAAGATGAAGGAGATATGGCCTGA
- a CDS encoding nitrogenase-stabilizing/protective protein NifW codes for MMGTLTEFQSLTDAEDYFDFFDLDYDERLVYVKRFHILKEFGAMMDRAIGSDLEGDEKLLEYYKFALITVYKNFENGYAPSAADVWDMFGKESACGTCSTSESCSDVEEVSNGVHACTSQADLSFN; via the coding sequence ATGATGGGTACACTCACAGAGTTTCAGTCGCTGACCGATGCCGAAGACTATTTTGATTTCTTCGATCTCGATTATGATGAGCGTCTCGTGTACGTCAAACGTTTTCACATTTTGAAGGAGTTTGGTGCAATGATGGATCGCGCCATCGGGAGCGATCTCGAGGGTGATGAGAAACTGCTCGAATACTACAAGTTTGCACTCATCACCGTGTACAAGAATTTCGAGAACGGTTACGCCCCGTCCGCGGCGGACGTCTGGGATATGTTCGGAAAAGAGAGCGCCTGCGGGACCTGTTCGACCTCGGAGAGCTGCAGCGACGTCGAAGAAGTGAGCAACGGCGTTCACGCCTGTACGAGCCAGGCGGATCTCAGCTTCAACTAA
- a CDS encoding flavodoxin, whose product MATVGIFVGSSTGATQEVAELLEEQFEGAELINMEEDFDDLEQFDDFDVLLIGSSTWGQGDPQRDWVDPMMELESETPDFSGKKVAFFGAGDQDTHGEEFVSALVKFKKLFTQLGADTEYGYWPTEGYTYKFSAAEKDGKFIGLPIDKVNQEDLTEERVSAWAGQLKQEMGL is encoded by the coding sequence ATGGCAACAGTAGGTATTTTCGTCGGTAGCAGTACCGGTGCGACACAAGAAGTGGCGGAACTGCTCGAGGAGCAGTTTGAAGGCGCAGAACTGATCAATATGGAAGAGGATTTTGACGACCTCGAACAATTCGACGATTTCGACGTACTGCTGATCGGCTCCTCCACGTGGGGGCAGGGCGACCCGCAGCGTGACTGGGTCGATCCGATGATGGAGCTTGAGAGCGAAACCCCCGATTTCAGCGGCAAGAAAGTCGCGTTTTTCGGTGCCGGTGACCAGGATACCCACGGCGAGGAGTTCGTCAGTGCCCTGGTAAAGTTCAAAAAGCTCTTTACCCAGCTCGGCGCGGATACCGAATACGGTTACTGGCCGACGGAGGGGTACACCTATAAGTTCTCCGCCGCAGAGAAAGACGGCAAATTTATCGGTCTCCCGATCGACAAAGTCAACCAGGAAGACCTGACCGAAGAGCGCGTCAGCGCCTGGGCGGGACAGCTTAAGCAGGAGATGGGACTGTAA
- a CDS encoding NifX-associated nitrogen fixation protein, whose product MSDTALEINAFTEELIRQLRATDQFGNWSKMSDEELLTKKYVKTKEQLKEIPIIADIDEMLIGEIKMIYKAIALQFERKTGVMCNVVMEMSHEGFGRCIVIADKIVLVDKYFKDAHRFSFRTLDKLYEDGQKLLDRAFEIYEQYKPCKDKA is encoded by the coding sequence ATGAGCGACACGGCACTTGAAATCAATGCATTCACCGAGGAGCTGATCCGTCAGCTGCGTGCGACAGACCAGTTTGGTAACTGGTCCAAAATGAGCGACGAGGAGCTGTTGACGAAAAAATACGTCAAAACGAAAGAGCAGCTCAAGGAGATCCCCATCATCGCGGATATCGACGAGATGCTGATCGGCGAGATCAAGATGATCTACAAGGCGATCGCCCTGCAGTTCGAACGCAAGACGGGCGTCATGTGCAACGTCGTTATGGAGATGAGCCATGAAGGGTTCGGACGCTGTATCGTCATCGCGGACAAGATCGTCCTGGTGGACAAGTATTTCAAAGACGCGCACCGCTTCAGCTTCCGCACCCTTGACAAACTGTACGAAGACGGTCAGAAACTGCTCGACAGAGCGTTCGAGATCTACGAACAGTACAAACCCTGCAAAGACAAAGCTTAA
- the nifX gene encoding nitrogen fixation protein NifX: MMGESTKISVETTGKLENAMKVAFASKDMETVNAHFGGAKEFVVYNVSKDGYELNGVIKSDTSGLTGDDKTDFKVQCLEGINIMYVESIGGTAAAKVIRAGINPMKVPDPRRIEEILGELVEMINGNPPPWVKRIINMETKEDPRLARWAVE, translated from the coding sequence ATGATGGGAGAAAGTACGAAGATCAGCGTTGAGACAACCGGAAAACTGGAAAACGCGATGAAAGTCGCTTTTGCGTCGAAAGACATGGAGACGGTCAACGCGCACTTCGGAGGGGCGAAGGAGTTCGTCGTGTACAACGTCTCCAAGGACGGCTATGAGCTTAACGGTGTGATCAAGTCGGATACGTCCGGCCTGACGGGCGACGACAAGACGGACTTCAAGGTGCAGTGCCTCGAAGGGATCAACATCATGTACGTCGAATCCATCGGCGGTACGGCAGCGGCCAAGGTGATCCGTGCGGGTATCAACCCGATGAAGGTACCCGACCCGCGCCGGATCGAAGAGATCCTGGGGGAACTGGTGGAGATGATCAACGGCAACCCGCCGCCGTGGGTCAAGCGGATCATCAACATGGAAACCAAAGAGGACCCGCGCCTGGCGCGCTGGGCCGTCGAATAA
- the nifN gene encoding nitrogenase iron-molybdenum cofactor biosynthesis protein NifN: protein MSHEADFELNRKEHKPLQVNPIKHSQPMGAALAFMGIRNCLPLMHASQGCASYTKVFYTKHFNEPIPMYNTSVSDITAVLDGGDYSILLAIENITKKNKGMKPEIIGLHTTGLTETKGDDVRGVGMHIEIPYCYVNTPDFEGGMESGWALTVKALIDQHTAPATECKPNKLVLMPHVGIQPGEIEKIKAMCEDFGFETLAMPDLSTSLDGYLSEGQGKLATGSIGIDDIVALGDTETVITIGHSMKVGAEALQKKNPAVRHVHFDHLMGLENNDNFVAELMKIRQIDPPPLVKRWRGRLQDVMLDSHFLVGSARYVITGEPDACIGICELLQSVGGTIDTVVATTYSPVLEKITAEHVFVGDLEDAAAHFKDADLVISNFHAERLLHMDDKCHAGLMLRGFPNYEELGNQLKSDQLYEGSCFFLFEAANTLRHVMHGEH from the coding sequence ATGTCTCACGAAGCCGACTTCGAACTGAACAGGAAAGAGCACAAACCGCTTCAGGTCAACCCCATCAAACATTCGCAGCCCATGGGGGCGGCCCTGGCCTTTATGGGGATCCGCAACTGCCTGCCGCTGATGCACGCCTCGCAGGGGTGCGCGTCCTATACCAAAGTCTTCTATACCAAGCACTTCAATGAACCGATTCCCATGTACAACACCTCGGTCAGCGACATTACCGCGGTGCTTGACGGCGGGGACTACTCCATTCTGCTGGCCATCGAAAACATCACCAAGAAGAACAAGGGGATGAAGCCCGAGATCATCGGCCTGCATACGACGGGGCTGACGGAGACGAAAGGCGACGACGTCCGCGGTGTGGGGATGCATATCGAGATCCCCTACTGCTACGTCAACACGCCCGACTTCGAAGGGGGGATGGAGAGCGGCTGGGCCCTCACGGTGAAGGCGCTGATCGACCAGCATACCGCCCCGGCGACGGAGTGCAAACCCAACAAGCTCGTGCTGATGCCGCATGTGGGTATCCAGCCCGGCGAGATCGAGAAGATCAAGGCGATGTGCGAGGATTTCGGTTTCGAGACCCTGGCAATGCCGGATCTCTCCACCTCCCTGGACGGTTACCTCAGCGAGGGGCAGGGCAAGCTGGCGACGGGGTCGATCGGCATCGATGATATCGTGGCCCTCGGCGACACCGAGACCGTCATTACGATCGGACACTCCATGAAGGTCGGCGCGGAGGCGCTTCAGAAGAAGAACCCCGCCGTGCGCCACGTGCATTTCGACCATCTGATGGGGCTGGAAAATAACGACAATTTTGTCGCGGAACTGATGAAGATCCGCCAGATCGACCCGCCGCCGCTTGTCAAACGCTGGCGCGGCCGCCTGCAGGACGTCATGCTCGACAGCCACTTCCTGGTGGGATCGGCCCGTTACGTCATCACCGGTGAACCGGATGCGTGCATCGGTATCTGCGAACTGCTGCAGAGCGTCGGCGGCACCATCGATACGGTCGTGGCGACGACGTACAGCCCGGTGCTGGAGAAAATCACGGCCGAGCATGTCTTCGTCGGGGACCTCGAAGACGCGGCCGCGCACTTCAAAGACGCCGACCTGGTCATCAGCAACTTCCATGCGGAACGATTATTGCATATGGATGACAAATGCCATGCCGGACTGATGCTGCGCGGCTTCCCGAATTACGAGGAGCTCGGCAATCAGCTCAAGAGTGACCAGCTGTACGAAGGGAGCTGTTTCTTCCTTTTTGAAGCGGCGAATACGTTGCGGCATGTCATGCACGGTGAACACTAA
- a CDS encoding YceI family protein translates to MKLSTRILGTAAAISLSSSLLFGAVYDVDPTHSTVGFKVRHMMISNVNGHFADFSGSYDLEGTVLKSFTGSVKTASVDTGIVKRDDHLKSADFFDAAKYPDITFTMTKFDGESITGELTLHGVTRSVTFEAEVSGTIKDPWGMTRSSVILEGKIKRSDFGLTYNQVLEAGGVAVGDDVKLTIELEGIAKPL, encoded by the coding sequence ATGAAACTTTCCACTCGCATTCTGGGAACCGCTGCGGCGATCTCCCTTTCGTCCTCCCTGCTCTTCGGCGCCGTGTACGACGTCGATCCGACCCACTCCACCGTGGGCTTCAAGGTGCGCCATATGATGATCAGCAACGTCAACGGCCACTTTGCCGATTTCAGCGGCAGTTACGACCTGGAGGGCACTGTCCTCAAATCCTTTACGGGCAGCGTCAAGACCGCCAGCGTCGATACGGGGATCGTCAAGCGCGACGACCACCTCAAAAGTGCCGATTTTTTCGATGCGGCCAAGTATCCGGACATTACGTTTACGATGACGAAGTTTGACGGGGAGTCGATCACCGGTGAGCTGACGCTGCACGGCGTTACCCGCAGCGTCACCTTTGAAGCGGAAGTGTCCGGGACCATCAAGGACCCCTGGGGGATGACGCGCAGCAGTGTCATTCTCGAGGGAAAGATCAAACGCAGCGATTTCGGGCTCACCTATAACCAGGTCCTTGAAGCGGGCGGGGTTGCCGTCGGCGACGACGTGAAACTGACGATCGAGCTCGAGGGGATCGCCAAACCGCTATAA
- a CDS encoding TetR/AcrR family transcriptional regulator: protein MGTKKKILAGALKLFNEGNTQAATTNHIAAALGMSPGNLHYHYKNREAIILRLYEEMQAQTELEPQERPDSIEALHAHMSHLAHVYWTYRFFHRELLFLLSRDPELKARYIRDNLAHRGRIVLVLAGLVDNGYLQVPYDNVLEHLADTTLLATQFWIPFLETLGDPLDEYHLEGMFQHVQGAMRPYLTPKGLKALAEISA from the coding sequence ATGGGAACGAAAAAAAAGATTCTTGCCGGGGCGCTGAAGCTCTTCAACGAAGGCAATACCCAGGCCGCGACGACGAACCATATCGCCGCGGCGCTCGGGATGAGCCCCGGCAACCTCCACTATCATTACAAAAACCGCGAAGCGATCATTCTGCGGCTCTACGAAGAGATGCAGGCGCAGACGGAGCTGGAACCGCAGGAGCGGCCCGACTCCATCGAGGCGCTCCACGCGCACATGTCGCACCTGGCGCATGTCTACTGGACGTACCGTTTTTTCCACCGCGAGCTGCTCTTTCTGCTTTCGCGCGACCCGGAACTCAAGGCCCGCTACATCCGCGACAACCTCGCCCACCGCGGGCGCATCGTCCTGGTGCTCGCCGGCCTCGTTGACAACGGCTACCTTCAGGTCCCCTATGACAACGTCCTGGAGCATCTCGCCGACACGACCCTGCTCGCGACGCAGTTCTGGATCCCCTTTCTCGAAACCCTGGGCGATCCCCTGGACGAGTACCATCTCGAAGGGATGTTTCAGCACGTCCAGGGGGCGATGCGCCCCTACCTGACCCCCAAAGGCCTCAAAGCCCTCGCCGAAATCTCGGCGTAG